In Corallococcus macrosporus, the following are encoded in one genomic region:
- a CDS encoding peptidase M23, producing MKLKTLLSAGVALAAAAWASPGVAATANGPICDTAAYVNSTTYYSCTGSSHTALDIGNGTCGEWNHRGMLVGNYYYYYYGGCAGACYGSTCNGGAGNYYVVSGANGWDFRQLHFYANVSSGTKTCDRCALGLVGGTGNATGPHVHADNRQYGTRKSAWYTSVGTTCGTNAYCNNRLGVPTL from the coding sequence ATGAAGCTGAAGACGTTGCTGTCCGCCGGGGTGGCGTTGGCCGCCGCGGCGTGGGCCAGTCCGGGAGTGGCGGCCACGGCGAACGGCCCCATCTGCGACACGGCGGCCTACGTGAACTCGACCACGTATTACAGCTGCACCGGGAGCAGCCACACGGCGCTGGATATCGGGAACGGTACCTGCGGCGAGTGGAACCACCGCGGCATGCTGGTGGGCAACTACTACTATTACTACTACGGCGGTTGCGCGGGGGCCTGCTACGGCTCCACGTGCAACGGAGGCGCGGGCAACTACTACGTGGTGTCCGGCGCGAACGGCTGGGACTTCCGCCAGCTGCACTTCTACGCCAACGTCAGCTCCGGCACGAAGACGTGCGACCGCTGCGCGCTGGGGCTCGTGGGCGGCACGGGCAACGCCACCGGCCCGCACGTGCACGCGGACAACCGGCAGTACGGCACGCGCAAGTCGGCCTGGTACACCAGCGTCGGCACCACGTGCGGCACCAACGCCTACTGCAACAACCGGCTGGGCGTTCCCACGCTGTAG
- a CDS encoding NAD(P)H-dependent flavin oxidoreductase, translated as MNGANDGRPGQPLGSSEDEVPQADGEAEAAGLEAGPKPKPIYVLEGNTLKTRLTRDVGIHYPFVGAGMAFVALPPLVVAVSEAGGLGMLGTAPEPPSVLEARLKAIQAGTQRPYGVNFIVDKLEPQGFTTRDHVDTCIAAKVPVVVFHWAMPPREWIRALQAAGTRVWVQAGTEDLARQALDAGVEGLIAQGRQAGGRNLGSTPTLALVKAFRKLTDAVPVLAAGGIADGFSAARALHHGADGVWVGTRLVASVEAYAHPLYKQRLVDGDAGDTTLTTLFGPEWPGKRMRVIRNRVVREWAGREASVPPPAESEAIGTTRLFPGVLDVQYVMPKFSSFLPTPDTQGDLEEMSLPAGGASMSRIDTVQPAGQIVVEMMERARRLLESPEGLDDADEDDRG; from the coding sequence ATGAACGGCGCGAACGACGGACGACCCGGCCAGCCCTTGGGTTCCTCCGAGGACGAGGTGCCGCAGGCGGACGGCGAGGCCGAAGCCGCGGGCCTCGAGGCCGGTCCGAAGCCGAAGCCCATCTACGTGCTGGAGGGCAACACGCTGAAGACGCGGCTGACGCGGGACGTGGGCATCCACTATCCCTTCGTCGGCGCGGGCATGGCGTTCGTCGCCCTGCCGCCGCTGGTGGTGGCGGTGTCGGAGGCCGGAGGCCTGGGAATGCTGGGCACCGCGCCGGAGCCGCCGAGCGTGCTGGAAGCGCGGCTGAAGGCCATCCAGGCGGGCACGCAGCGCCCCTATGGCGTGAACTTCATCGTGGACAAGCTGGAGCCGCAAGGCTTCACGACGCGCGACCACGTGGACACCTGCATCGCGGCGAAGGTGCCGGTGGTGGTGTTCCACTGGGCCATGCCGCCGCGCGAGTGGATCCGCGCGCTCCAGGCCGCGGGGACGCGGGTCTGGGTGCAGGCGGGCACGGAGGACCTGGCGAGGCAGGCCCTGGACGCCGGGGTGGAGGGGCTCATCGCGCAGGGCCGGCAGGCGGGCGGGCGCAACCTGGGAAGCACGCCGACGCTGGCGTTGGTGAAGGCGTTCCGGAAGCTGACGGACGCGGTGCCGGTGCTGGCGGCGGGAGGCATCGCGGACGGGTTCAGCGCGGCGCGAGCGCTGCACCACGGCGCGGATGGCGTCTGGGTGGGCACGCGGCTGGTGGCGTCGGTGGAGGCGTACGCGCACCCGCTCTACAAGCAGCGGCTGGTGGACGGGGACGCGGGCGACACGACGCTGACGACGCTGTTCGGGCCGGAGTGGCCGGGCAAGCGCATGCGGGTAATCCGCAACCGCGTGGTGCGCGAGTGGGCGGGGCGCGAAGCCAGCGTACCGCCGCCGGCGGAGTCGGAGGCCATCGGGACGACGCGGCTGTTCCCCGGGGTGCTGGACGTGCAGTACGTGATGCCGAAGTTCAGCTCCTTCCTGCCGACGCCGGACACGCAAGGTGACCTGGAGGAGATGAGCCTCCCGGCCGGAGGCGCGAGCATGTCGCGAATCGACACCGTGCAGCCCGCGGGGCAGATCGTCGTGGAGATGATGGAGCGCGCCCGGAGACTGCTGGAGTCCCCGGAAGGGCTGGACGACGCGGACGAGGACGACCGGGGTTAG
- a CDS encoding HEAT repeat domain-containing protein yields the protein MTSRPHFKVALAGLVLLVALGVVWLRSAAGPDGAGPSQPVAAQPSAPSAVTGDAAASGPPPSARTGPREEIPMPGCWDGLAALDRSATLESLHAAVAAAIQARDTALVAYLQERLTELVGNDPDRGLQLVEWAAKGAPPEPSIYLEALKAAPAVRHPRVTEKLLAVAENKSLFTQDRAAVLDALETQHRFTPETRGRIKAIALDESADSAAWVATRTLGRVMKEDYERTGTYAPYWKDLLDIGTTSDDTAVRLLALEMPSYSDPLLDPDSIDALAKVMRTDKERDVREMAAFRLAVTEDPQKALAAYRAAFDGEQDLCVRWAFLRFAVRAAGADALPLVEEFARKDPRLRQDYLDFKALYATGTTDFARIWAGKKEHHDCVVEEGAPH from the coding sequence ATGACCTCCCGTCCCCACTTCAAGGTCGCGCTCGCCGGCCTCGTCCTCCTCGTCGCCCTGGGCGTCGTGTGGCTGCGGAGCGCGGCCGGTCCCGATGGCGCCGGTCCCTCGCAGCCCGTCGCGGCGCAGCCTTCCGCGCCCTCCGCTGTCACCGGCGATGCCGCCGCCTCGGGCCCTCCGCCCTCCGCGCGCACCGGACCGCGCGAGGAGATTCCGATGCCCGGGTGCTGGGACGGGCTGGCCGCGCTGGACCGCTCCGCGACGCTGGAGTCGCTGCACGCCGCCGTGGCCGCCGCCATCCAGGCGCGCGACACCGCGCTGGTGGCCTACCTCCAGGAGCGCCTGACGGAGCTCGTGGGGAATGATCCGGACCGCGGGCTCCAGTTGGTGGAGTGGGCGGCGAAGGGAGCGCCGCCGGAGCCGTCCATCTACCTGGAGGCCCTCAAGGCCGCGCCCGCCGTGCGCCACCCGCGCGTCACGGAGAAGCTGTTGGCGGTGGCGGAGAACAAGTCGCTGTTCACGCAGGACCGCGCCGCCGTCCTGGACGCGCTGGAGACGCAGCACCGCTTCACGCCGGAGACGCGGGGCCGCATCAAGGCCATCGCGCTGGATGAGTCCGCGGACTCCGCGGCGTGGGTGGCCACGCGCACGCTGGGCCGGGTGATGAAGGAGGACTACGAGCGCACCGGCACGTATGCGCCGTACTGGAAGGACCTGCTGGACATCGGCACCACGTCGGACGACACGGCCGTGCGGCTGCTCGCGCTGGAGATGCCGTCGTACTCCGACCCGCTCCTGGATCCGGACTCCATCGACGCGCTGGCCAAGGTGATGCGCACCGACAAGGAGCGCGACGTGCGCGAGATGGCCGCCTTCCGGCTCGCCGTCACCGAGGATCCGCAGAAGGCCCTGGCCGCCTACCGCGCCGCGTTCGACGGCGAGCAGGACCTGTGCGTGAGATGGGCCTTCCTGCGCTTCGCGGTGCGCGCGGCCGGCGCGGACGCCCTGCCCCTGGTGGAGGAGTTCGCGCGCAAGGACCCGCGCCTGCGGCAGGACTACCTGGACTTCAAGGCGCTGTACGCCACCGGCACGACGGACTTCGCGCGCATCTGGGCGGGCAAGAAGGAACACCACGACTGCGTGGTCGAGGAAGGAGCGCCGCACTGA
- a CDS encoding fused MFS/spermidine synthase, which produces MEDERDDGSGPVIVTEDAEGRRSLRFGDGGARQSVVWPGEPLRLELPYTRMSMVALAFVPRPENILAIGLGGGSIPMFLRAVLPDTHIDVVEVDAAVVDAAKVYCGFQEDALLRTHVADGRAFIEADGPPYDVIILDAYGADQIPGHLCTREFLGAVRARLTRGGAVVSNVWESAANPHFDAMVRTYQVSFHGVSVFEVPTSTNRILVGLEGPSRLTREALVERARRVERERGLPFRLSTLVAQRYRPLTRRLGRGRVLTDAGLGPGGLIPEE; this is translated from the coding sequence GTGGAGGACGAGCGCGATGACGGCTCCGGGCCCGTCATCGTCACCGAGGACGCGGAGGGACGCCGCTCGCTGCGCTTTGGCGACGGGGGCGCGCGACAGAGCGTCGTGTGGCCTGGCGAGCCCCTGCGGCTGGAGCTGCCGTACACGCGCATGTCGATGGTGGCGCTGGCGTTCGTGCCCCGGCCGGAGAACATCCTCGCCATCGGGCTGGGCGGCGGCTCCATCCCCATGTTCCTGCGCGCGGTGCTGCCGGACACGCACATCGACGTGGTGGAGGTGGACGCGGCGGTGGTGGACGCGGCGAAGGTCTACTGCGGCTTCCAGGAGGACGCGCTCCTGCGCACGCACGTGGCGGACGGGCGGGCCTTCATCGAAGCGGATGGGCCTCCCTATGACGTCATCATCCTGGATGCGTACGGGGCGGACCAGATTCCCGGGCACCTGTGCACGCGCGAGTTCCTGGGCGCGGTGCGCGCGCGGTTGACGCGGGGCGGCGCGGTGGTGAGCAACGTCTGGGAGTCGGCGGCGAACCCGCACTTCGACGCGATGGTGCGCACCTACCAGGTGAGCTTCCATGGCGTGTCCGTCTTCGAGGTCCCCACCAGCACCAACCGCATCCTGGTGGGGCTGGAAGGGCCCTCGCGGCTGACGCGCGAGGCGTTGGTGGAGCGGGCGCGCCGGGTGGAGCGGGAGCGGGGCCTGCCGTTCCGGCTGAGCACCCTGGTGGCGCAGCGCTACCGGCCCCTGACGCGGCGGCTGGGCCGGGGGCGGGTGTTGACGGACGCGGGGCTGGGGCCCGGCGGCCTCATCCCGGAGGAGTGA
- a CDS encoding M91 family zinc metallopeptidase, translated as MTTIGKPGSRPASPLTSQPVQTPVAPAKPNAVKAAVTQRMSDGFDAGPRTAARPQVLKEVRTTETALKKDKDGGGLFGGIASTLGSAIDKVAKGVQKALAPQVSTNEQGRTVVDLGIGNNTATVSQNKDGGLTIKSGSDTVTLTAEQAKGAIINGGAGNDSITVDASVTQDLTLDGGDGDDKLTGGKGNDTLVGGAGNDTVIGGEGKDTLQGQDGDDYLEGGAGDDRILGGEGRDVLYGLDGNDYVSGGNGRDYIDGGAGNDRAYGGEGDDQVIGGRGNDTLSGGRGNDAVAGGAGTDKVSGGTGTDKLYVEENETTADSEKAEREIVDMTDADQRGSSVSVTGSAEFQARVQSDLDAMRSLPSGQDLLGTLDKSGKKTVIRETASGNSAGGTNFNDGFMNADGTPGKGTDAQVNYNTTRISLGSEEWMNRPPVVGLFHELVHASDMNNGTLALGSKDGTRNLETSAVGLPIDLDQNPATPDVVQGGRPGENVLRDDLNLPTRPRY; from the coding sequence ATGACCACGATTGGAAAGCCCGGCTCGCGCCCCGCGTCCCCCCTGACCTCTCAGCCGGTGCAGACGCCCGTGGCGCCCGCGAAGCCCAACGCGGTGAAGGCCGCCGTCACGCAGCGGATGTCGGACGGCTTCGACGCGGGCCCCCGCACGGCGGCGCGTCCCCAGGTGCTGAAGGAGGTCCGCACCACCGAGACGGCGCTGAAGAAGGACAAGGACGGCGGCGGCCTCTTCGGCGGCATCGCTTCGACGCTGGGCTCGGCCATCGACAAGGTCGCCAAGGGCGTGCAGAAGGCGCTCGCGCCGCAGGTGAGCACGAACGAGCAGGGCCGCACGGTGGTGGACCTGGGCATCGGCAACAACACCGCGACGGTGTCCCAGAACAAGGACGGCGGGCTCACCATCAAGTCCGGCAGTGACACGGTGACGCTCACCGCCGAGCAGGCCAAGGGCGCCATCATCAACGGCGGCGCGGGCAACGACTCCATCACCGTGGACGCGAGCGTCACGCAGGACCTCACCCTGGACGGCGGCGACGGCGACGACAAGCTCACCGGCGGCAAGGGCAACGACACGCTCGTCGGCGGCGCGGGCAACGACACCGTCATCGGCGGCGAGGGCAAGGACACGCTCCAGGGCCAGGACGGCGACGACTACCTGGAGGGCGGCGCGGGCGATGACCGCATCCTGGGTGGCGAGGGCCGCGACGTCCTCTACGGCCTGGACGGCAACGACTACGTGTCCGGCGGCAACGGCCGCGACTACATCGACGGCGGCGCGGGCAACGACCGGGCCTATGGCGGCGAAGGCGATGATCAGGTCATCGGCGGGCGCGGCAACGACACGCTGAGCGGCGGACGCGGCAACGACGCGGTGGCGGGCGGCGCGGGCACCGACAAGGTGTCGGGCGGCACGGGCACCGACAAGCTCTACGTCGAGGAGAATGAGACGACCGCCGACTCGGAGAAGGCCGAGCGCGAAATCGTCGACATGACGGACGCGGATCAGCGCGGCTCCTCCGTCTCCGTGACGGGCAGCGCGGAGTTTCAGGCGCGCGTGCAGTCGGACCTGGACGCGATGCGCTCGCTGCCCTCGGGCCAGGACCTGCTGGGCACGCTGGACAAGAGCGGCAAGAAGACGGTCATCCGCGAGACGGCCAGCGGCAACAGCGCGGGCGGCACGAACTTCAACGACGGCTTCATGAACGCGGACGGCACGCCGGGCAAGGGCACGGACGCGCAGGTGAACTACAACACCACGCGCATCTCGCTGGGCAGCGAGGAGTGGATGAACCGCCCGCCCGTCGTGGGCCTCTTCCACGAGCTGGTGCACGCCTCGGACATGAACAACGGCACGCTGGCGCTGGGCTCCAAGGACGGCACGCGCAACCTGGAGACCTCCGCGGTGGGCCTGCCCATCGACCTGGACCAGAACCCCGCCACGCCGGACGTGGTGCAGGGCGGCCGTCCCGGAGAGAACGTCCTGCGCGACGATCTGAACCTGCCCACCCGCCCGCGCTACTAG